The following are encoded together in the Hydractinia symbiolongicarpus strain clone_291-10 chromosome 14, HSymV2.1, whole genome shotgun sequence genome:
- the LOC130625335 gene encoding myotubularin-related protein 14-like isoform X1, translating to MLGGKEDASCIVDLQAISSLISHFSKHSYKADATSSMVSQVEDTCLQIFQKGYQCNILYNNGGNHCSHYPTKIIISAGEKSFERHKEISLGNLNDLISKSKKARCRSRFVIPVLWIKEKLHMLQCICRSSTLASAAELYGRSGYDYLFSGGKNVAVNKEPSARTQDGAIVDKVRGYDIQLLKELSVKYILDLMLERKKVKYGLNITSSEKVDKENRYGDFEIASSPYPGCEIFQNFKNNGYCGEGVCFDWSQDFADAFLSIPTSVPLPVNIEWKNYKLWDLVTLTQNYLRLILSIIGEGKGNLLIHCISGWDRTPLFISLIRMSLWADDKIHQSLSAEEILYLTIAYDWFLFGHNLQDRLVKGEEIFYFCFDYLKYIVSEEFVLKSERFNTQQCRNKDESLLSKIDGISLESSCGNASHDFFSCNDDACTSSMSPHTTSNKHGIQQSRTTKLATVRSLFLTVYAAEIGHDTSQNTNTGLAGILDGITSKMIKAARVAYI from the exons gtAAGCCAGGTTGAAGATacatgtttacaaatttttcaaaaaggcTATCAATGTAAT ATTTTGTACAACAATGGCGGAAATCACTGTTCACACTAtccaacaaaaattattatctcTGCAGGTGAGAAGAGCTTTGAAAG gcataaagaaattTCTTTGGGAAACTTGAATGATTTGATCAGCAAATCCAAAAAGGCTAGATGTCGATCTAGATTTGTTATTCCTGTGTTGTGGATTAAAGAAAAG TTACATATGTTACAGTGTATCTGTCGATCATCAACTCTTGCTTCAGCAGCAGAACTTTATGGGAGGTCAGGATATGACTATTTATTTTCAGGAG GAAAAAATGTAGCTGTAAATAAAGAGCCATCAGCTCGCACACAAGATGGTGCCATTGTAGATAA GGTTCGTGGGTATGATATACAGCTGCTAAAAGAATTATCTGTAAAGTATATACTGGATTTAATGCTAGAAAGAAAGAAAGTCAAATATGGATTGAA catAACATCATCAGAAAAAGTGGACAAAGAAAACAGATATGGTGATTTCGAAATTGCATCAAGTCCATATCCTG GTTGtgagatttttcaaaattttaagaataatGGTTATTGTGGTGAAGGAGTTTGTTTTGACTGGAGCCAA GATTTTGCTGATGCATTTTTAAGCATACCTACCAGTGTCCCGTTACCTGTAAATATAGAATGGAAGAATTACAAG ttgtGGGATTTGGTCACACTCACCCAAAATTACTTACGTTTAATACTTTCCATAATTGGTGAAG GAAAAGGCAATCTTTTAATTCACTGCATATCAGGATGGGATCGGACACCTCTCTTTATATCACTGATTCGTATGTCACTCTGGGCT gaTGATAAGATCCATCAGTCTTTATCAGCTGAAGAAATTTTATACCTCACCATAGCATATGATTGGTTTTTATTTGG TCATAACCTGCAAGACAGATTGGTAAAAGGAGAAGAG AtattctatttttgttttgattacttAAAATACATTGTCTCAGAAGAATTCGTCCTAAAAAGTGAAAG aTTCAACACACAACAATGTCGCAATAAAGATGAATCTCTGCTATCAAAAATTGATGGAATTTCTTTAG AATCATCTTGCGGAAATGCATcgcatgattttttttcttgtaatgATGACGCCTGTACATCCTCCATGTCACCTCACACAACAAG CAACAAACATGGCATTCAACAAAGTCGCACAACAAAGCTGGCAACTGTCcgctctttgtttttaactgtttatgCTGCAGAGATAGGCCATGATACCAGCCAAAACACAAATACTGGACTGGCTGGTATCCTGGATGGCATAACATCTAAAATGATAAAAGCAGCGCGAGTTGCATACATATGA
- the LOC130625335 gene encoding myotubularin-related protein 14-like isoform X2: MLGGKEDASCIVDLQAISSLISHFSKHSYKADATSSMVSQVEDTCLQIFQKGYQCNILYNNGGNHCSHYPTKIIISAGEKSFERHKEISLGNLNDLISKSKKARCRSRFVIPVLWIKEKCICRSSTLASAAELYGRSGYDYLFSGGKNVAVNKEPSARTQDGAIVDKVRGYDIQLLKELSVKYILDLMLERKKVKYGLNITSSEKVDKENRYGDFEIASSPYPGCEIFQNFKNNGYCGEGVCFDWSQDFADAFLSIPTSVPLPVNIEWKNYKLWDLVTLTQNYLRLILSIIGEGKGNLLIHCISGWDRTPLFISLIRMSLWADDKIHQSLSAEEILYLTIAYDWFLFGHNLQDRLVKGEEIFYFCFDYLKYIVSEEFVLKSERFNTQQCRNKDESLLSKIDGISLESSCGNASHDFFSCNDDACTSSMSPHTTSNKHGIQQSRTTKLATVRSLFLTVYAAEIGHDTSQNTNTGLAGILDGITSKMIKAARVAYI; the protein is encoded by the exons gtAAGCCAGGTTGAAGATacatgtttacaaatttttcaaaaaggcTATCAATGTAAT ATTTTGTACAACAATGGCGGAAATCACTGTTCACACTAtccaacaaaaattattatctcTGCAGGTGAGAAGAGCTTTGAAAG gcataaagaaattTCTTTGGGAAACTTGAATGATTTGATCAGCAAATCCAAAAAGGCTAGATGTCGATCTAGATTTGTTATTCCTGTGTTGTGGATTAAAGAAAAG TGTATCTGTCGATCATCAACTCTTGCTTCAGCAGCAGAACTTTATGGGAGGTCAGGATATGACTATTTATTTTCAGGAG GAAAAAATGTAGCTGTAAATAAAGAGCCATCAGCTCGCACACAAGATGGTGCCATTGTAGATAA GGTTCGTGGGTATGATATACAGCTGCTAAAAGAATTATCTGTAAAGTATATACTGGATTTAATGCTAGAAAGAAAGAAAGTCAAATATGGATTGAA catAACATCATCAGAAAAAGTGGACAAAGAAAACAGATATGGTGATTTCGAAATTGCATCAAGTCCATATCCTG GTTGtgagatttttcaaaattttaagaataatGGTTATTGTGGTGAAGGAGTTTGTTTTGACTGGAGCCAA GATTTTGCTGATGCATTTTTAAGCATACCTACCAGTGTCCCGTTACCTGTAAATATAGAATGGAAGAATTACAAG ttgtGGGATTTGGTCACACTCACCCAAAATTACTTACGTTTAATACTTTCCATAATTGGTGAAG GAAAAGGCAATCTTTTAATTCACTGCATATCAGGATGGGATCGGACACCTCTCTTTATATCACTGATTCGTATGTCACTCTGGGCT gaTGATAAGATCCATCAGTCTTTATCAGCTGAAGAAATTTTATACCTCACCATAGCATATGATTGGTTTTTATTTGG TCATAACCTGCAAGACAGATTGGTAAAAGGAGAAGAG AtattctatttttgttttgattacttAAAATACATTGTCTCAGAAGAATTCGTCCTAAAAAGTGAAAG aTTCAACACACAACAATGTCGCAATAAAGATGAATCTCTGCTATCAAAAATTGATGGAATTTCTTTAG AATCATCTTGCGGAAATGCATcgcatgattttttttcttgtaatgATGACGCCTGTACATCCTCCATGTCACCTCACACAACAAG CAACAAACATGGCATTCAACAAAGTCGCACAACAAAGCTGGCAACTGTCcgctctttgtttttaactgtttatgCTGCAGAGATAGGCCATGATACCAGCCAAAACACAAATACTGGACTGGCTGGTATCCTGGATGGCATAACATCTAAAATGATAAAAGCAGCGCGAGTTGCATACATATGA
- the LOC130625338 gene encoding uncharacterized protein LOC130625338 encodes MKLLFAVLCFVQIGIPVVANVSCKANAKHIVFTAPTDVNMFNMTLYVRLIGEKKWIYQPGCTSSIANKLVCPNKLIRNAPYLNIKTTQKTGTNTTTTDYFLWLYKCYINHGVKQITITQNAWDGFEIKWNHYSWDDKFIHTDRVIVKNKNKSHSSDVTKQMFRFSKVHINNVYNICIETTFPFSEKKFLNITNQVMSRCISITTPKKHQQDESSNLKTPLVAVGIGIVLLVMLCIIFVVYNKKCKQGGDHDYDMNQDEALAAGDKIEDVEMQEDENSEKEVLTTQDNEEH; translated from the coding sequence atgaaattgctGTTTGCTGTCCTGTGTTTTGTGCAAATAGGAATTCCCGTTGTAGCAAATGTATCATGCAAAGCCAATGCAAAACATATAGTATTCACTGCACCAACAGACGTAAATATGTTTAACATGACGCTGTATGTTcgtcttattggtgaaaagaagTGGATATATCAACCAGGATGCACAAGTTCAATTGCAAACAAACTAGTTTGTCCGAACAAACTTATACGCAATGCACCATATTTGAATATAAAGACAACACAAAAGACAGGTACCAACACTACGACAACAGATTACTTTCTCTGGCTTTATAAATGCTATATAAACCATGGTGTAAAGCAAATTACCATTACACAAAATGCTTGGGATGGTTTTGAGATCAAGTGGAACCACTACAGTTGGGATGATAAATTTATTCACACTGACCGAGtgattgttaaaaataaaaataaatcacaTTCCAGCGATGTAACTAAGCAGATGTTTCGCTTTTCGAAGGTGCACATTAATAATGTGTACAATATTTGTATTGAAACCACGTTtcctttttcagaaaaaaagtttttgaacaTAACGAATCAGGTCATGTCCAGGTGTATCAGTATTACTACACCTAAAAAACACCAGCAGGACGAAagttcaaatttaaaaacaccATTGGTTGCAGTTGGCATAGGTATTGTGTTGCTAGTCATGttgtgcataatttttgttgtcTACAATAAGAAATGTAAACAAGGTGGTGATCATGACTACGATATGAACCAAGATGAAGCATTAGCCGCTGGAGACAAAATTGAAGATGTCGAAATGCAGGAAGATGAAAATAGTGAAAAAGAAGTGTTAACTACACAAGATAACGaagaacattaa
- the LOC130625339 gene encoding uncharacterized protein LOC130625339 gives MPNLNVITTTQELDWTCFLNKNHTIISNIKMPTATNLTLCSNHKPHNCIELAYRKYKKTRWYQVQHCHIHKIKYAQCQMKSWPITPGTYTTRIKINNINKTQTYHKKWIHMYAFSNCITKAVKTFKIINIGHSKVRLYWTNSLHTKYKDQYIIITEESVLHMPYKVASEKSCRNGNCTRELILQKCTRYRVCIDTMMVNKNITKCENITTPRKKNYGVLEKSLTVSSNQTVIILTTSVFLICTGVMILLWKHRKLKLEQQQ, from the coding sequence ATGCCTAATTTAAATGTCATTACCACAACTCAGGAATTGGATTGGACATGTTTCCTCAATAAAAACCATACCATTATTTCAAATATCAAGATGCCTACTGCAACAAACTTAACTTTATGCAGCAATCACAAACCTCATAACTGCATAGAGCTTGCTTACagaaaatataagaaaacaaGGTGGTACCAGGTGCAGCACTGCCATATACATAAAATTAAATACGCACAATGTCAAATGAAAAGCTGGCCCATAACTCCTGGAACATACACTACCAGAATAAAAATCAACAACATTAACAAAACACAAACATATCACAAAAAATGGATACATATGTATGCTTTTTCAAACTGCATAACAAAAGCTGTAAAAACGTTCAAAATTATTAATATCGGTCACAGCAAAGTACGTCTGTATTGGACGAACTCGTTACATACTAAATACAAAGACCAGTATATTATCATTACGGAAGAGAGTGTTCTTCACATGCCATATAAAGTAGCATCCGAGAAAAGCTGCAGAAATGGTAACTGCACAAGAGAACTTATCCTTCAAAAATGTACAAGGTACAGAGTGTGCATCGACACAATGatggtaaataaaaatataactaaatGCGAAAACATTACAACACCCCgtaaaaaaaactatggtgtatTAGAAAAGTCTCTTACAGTATCCAGCAATCAAACTGTAATTATTTTAACCACAAGTGTATTTTTAATATGTACTGGAGTTATGATTCTTTTATGGAAACATAGAAAACTAAAATtagaacaacaacaataa
- the LOC130625336 gene encoding uncharacterized protein LOC130625336 produces MPYNICFGLIFIAMVTVNKTMTKKTEYKSNFTCSITSYYFNINVSVPQPLSQVPNKTLSLYKSKVGERNWTTFSRCLPTLNEISCCTDIMVTDLVEKFEPWEFKLEIRMDNSTTVITRFFQKNMLIASWSPLLDGNLCLEKQQHILKAYGQYTDISVTVVLRKYEKLFTTSFNWQIRIIGPSMDQLFTIDKTSCYGIYCHKTFQGFQACSHYYVCLLPDEENEKQKCVDVNTSCHESKNQSIKWNETILIAILVIIVASILILLYCYCHGGRQENPYQTLQPYQNLQPRNANDIRNTEHLYEEMETYSRVQTNNEPAVAV; encoded by the coding sequence ATGCCTTACAACATTTGCTTTGGGCTTATTTTCATTGCTATGGTAACAGTCAATAAAACCATGACAAAGAAGACAGAGTATAAATCAAACTTTACTTGCAGCATCACAAGCTATTATTTCAACATAAACGTGAGTGTGCCTCAACCATTATCTCAAGTACCAAACAAAACATTGTCTTTGTACAAAAGTAAAGTGGGGGAAAGGAACTGGACAACATTCTCCAGGTGTTTGCCAACTTTAAATGAAATATCATGCTGCACTGATATCATGGTAACAGACTTAGTTGAGAAATTTGAGCCATGGGAGTTTAAGCTAGAAATAAGAATGGATAACTCAACTACAGTAATTACaagattttttcaaaagaacatGTTGATAGCATCTTGGTCTCCATTGCTTGATGGCAATCTTTGTctggaaaaacaacaacacatacTTAAGGCGTATGGTCAATATACTGACATTTCCGTGACTGTTGTTCTCAGGaaatatgaaaaactttttacCACATCATTTAATTGGCAAATTAGAATAATCGGACCTAGTATGGACCAATTATTTACAATTGATAAAACATCTTGTTATGGTATATACTGTCACAAGACGTTTCAAGGATTTCAAGCATGTTCACACTACTATGTATGCCTGTTACCAGATgaggaaaatgaaaaacaaaaatgtgtaGACGTAAACACAAGTTGTCATGAGAGcaaaaatcaatcaatcaaatgGAACGAAACAATTTTAATAGCTATACTAGTTATTATAGTCGCATCAATTCTTATTTTACTATATTGCTATTGCCATGGTGGTAGACAAGAAAATCCATACCAAACCCTTCAGCCATACCAAAACCTTCAGCCACGCAATGCCAATGATATAAGAAACACAGAGCATCTttatgaagaaatggaaacCTATTCACGTGTGCAAACAAACAATGAACCAGCAGTAGCAGTGTGA
- the LOC130625340 gene encoding polyglutamine-binding protein 1-like — MPLPAALQARLKKRGLVVKEADKTEENEPEKKKKFKDQPLPPGWFKVPDPGSGHAYFWNVHTNQVAWRHPNDPRAEITYPASWQQKKESKESKSTDDGKEDKSKSKVKTGKHPSLVKAQRQKEKNAPYRKNKKDDDALDPMDPASYSDVGRGSWSTGLKEDSEVKTGVDTTASGPLFQQRPYPSPGDILRRNKKVQNEDDD, encoded by the exons atgccaCTTCCAGCAGCGTTACAAGCTAGATTGAAAAAGCGAGGCTTGGTTGTGAAAG aagCAGACAAAACAGAAGAGAACGAGCCAGAGAAGAAAaag AAGTTCAAAGACCAACCATTACCACCTGGATGGTTTAAAGTACCTGATCCTGGAAG TGGACATGCGTACTTTTGGAACGTACATACAAATCAAGTTGCTTGGAGACATCCAAACGATCCACGTGCTGAAATAACATATCCAGCGTCATGGCAACAAAAAAAAG aatcTAAAGAATCAAAATCTACGGATGACGGTAAAGAGGACAAATCGAAATCGAAAGTAAAAACAGGAAAACATCCTAGTTTAGTTAAA GCTCAAcggcagaaagaaaaaaatgcaccttatagaaaaaataaaaaag ATGATGATGCTCTCGATCCAATGGATCCAGCCTCGTATTCAGATGTAGGCAG AGGGTCGTGGTCAACCGGTCTAAAAGAAGATTCCGAAGTTAAAACTGGAGTCGATACAACAGCGAGTGGGCCATTATTTCAACAACGCCCGTATCCAAGTCCTGGAGATATTCTTCGTCGAAATAAGAAAGTACAAAACGAAGATGACGATTAA